TCCTGAGGAAGATAACCGATGTACTTTCCAAGCGTATCCCTGTCATACTGACTCATCTCGGCACCATCAAGTCTCACCTCACCTGCTGCCACTTTCCAAACACCAAGCATCGTCTTTGCAAGACTCGATTTTCCAGCACCACTAGGACCTATTACGCCCACCATCTCGCCTGCATTGATATGAAGGGATACATTTTTTAAAACAGCCTGTTTACTAAGTGGAGGAATGGTCACAACGTTGACCAATGTGACATTACCTTTTGGCTCCGGCAACTCTATCTTTTTAGGCGCCTCTTCAAATTCGTTCAAGAGTTCATTGAGTTTTTTATAGGATGTTTTAGCAGCTGTAAAGCTTTTCCATGTTGCAACCATCTGAGATATGGGAGCCAGTGCCCGGCCAAGAAGAACAGCTCCGGCGATGATCATCCCGGGGCTGATGTGCCCAGAAATTGCCAACAAAGCCCCGACTCCATACATAAGCGAAGAGGACATCATACGAAAAGATTTGGAAAGGTTCGTATAGAGGGCTGATTTCGCGTTGGCTTCAGTATGGGTGGATATAAATTGGTAATACTCTTTCATCCACCTTTTGAAAAGGGGCTTCCTCATACCCATCGCTTCAACTACTTCTGCATTTTGCAGCTGATTTGTCAAGTGCTGCTGGGCTTTTTTCTGTGCTCTTATGGATTCTTGCAATCCCTTTTTTGTCACCTTGTCATTGACTACCGTAAAAAGAATGATAATAAGGGTTGCTATGACGCCATAAATCCCATAAATAGGATCAAATGCAAACATGATCCCAAGATAGATCGGAAACCATGGTGCGTCAAAAAAGGAGAGAAGCCCAGGACCGTGCAAAAAGTTTTTGATGGTATTAAGATCATTGATAGGCTCTGCTGTTCCTTTGCCGGGATATTTCAAAGCCATCTCAAACGCCGCATGATAGACGCGCTGATTCATCGCAGCATCCAGCTTGTTCGAAACTATGATCATTATCTTGTTTCGCACATACTCCAAAAGTCCCATAGCAATAAAAAACATGATGATAACAGCAGTTACCACCATCAAGGTATCCAGACTTTTAGCAGGCATAACGATATCGTAGACCGCAAGCATATATATAGGTGCCGCCAGCACCAAAATATTTATGAAAAAGCTGAAAATTCCGACTTGGATAAAGATAGAGCGGAATTTTGACAGAACTTTTCGAATTTCGTCACGAGGCTCTTTTTTTATGGAAGAGACGTTGATTTGTTGCAATTTGTGTGTCCTTGGAAAAATTTTTGATATTATAGCACCAAAACCTATGAGAAAAGTTAATGATGAACGTAGCGATAGTGCATGACTGGCTTGTGACAAATGCAGGAGCGGAAAAGGTTTTGTCTGCATTGATAGAACTTTTTCCAAATGCAGATCTTTTTTCCATTGTCGAATTTTTGGACGAATCATCAAAAAGAGAGATTTTGCAAGATATTCATGTTACCACTTCATTTATACAGCATCTGCCATTTTCCAAAAAACATTTTCGAAAATATCTTCTCCTATTTCCAAAAGCAATAGCATCTTTTGATTTAAAAAAGTATGATCTGATCCTCAGCAGTTCCTGGGCTTTTGCCAAAGGGATCAGAAAAGATGAAAATCAAATCCATATATGCTACTGCCATACCCCCATTCGATACATATGGGATTTGAAAGATGAGTACTTTCGCAACATTCCTACTCTTTTTTATCCTTTGGCACAAACAACTGCAAAATATCTCCAACAATGGGATCTTCAAACATCCAAAAGCGTGGATCATTTCATAGCAAATTCACACTTTGTCAAAAAACGTATCCAAAATATTTACAATCGTGATGCAACAGTCATCTATCCGCCGGTCGATACCACATCTTTTACCTTATGCAAAGAAAAAGAGGATTATTATGTGACTATGAGTCGACTGGTTCCTTACAAAAGAGTTGATTTGATCGTCCAGGCTTTTGCGAAAAATGGAAAAAGATTGCTTGTCATAGGAGATGGAGAAGAGCGAAAACGTCTGGAAGCTATGGCAGCGAAAAACATCGAATTCAAGGGATGGATACAAAAAGAGGAGGTGATCGCAACTCTTCAAAAAGCAAAAGGGTTTGTATACGCTGCAATCGAAGATTTTGGCATAGCACCTGTGGAGGCACAAGCCTGCGGTACGCCGATCATCGCTTTGGGAATGGGGGGAACGGCAGAAAGTGTGATCGACGGTATCACCGGTGTCCACTTCCATAAGCAGAGTATTGAAGCCTTACAAAAGGCGGTAGAACATTTCGAATCGATATATGATACATTTGATTTTACAACCATTGCAAACCATGCAAAAAGTTTTTCCAAAGAGCGTTTCATGAAGGAAATGCAAACTTTTATCAAAGAAAAGGCGTATCATTGAAATTTGTCCTGTTTAGAATACTCTCTTTTTTGATACTGTTGTTCATCAATTTGGAACTAACCTTCTTGATAGTAGGAGTATGGAAAGGGTGCAACTGTCCATGGCATACGTACAGTTGGATGATGGTAATATATCTGCTCTATTATGCTCTTTTTAAACTCCTCAATAGAAGAATGGTCAGTCTTTCCGAAACGTATCTCATCTTCAAAGCCAATACATTGGCACTCATAACAATCTTTTCCATAATGTTCTTAACGGCTTCTATTGATTCAAATTCAAAAATCATAGTTATTGTCTATTTTTTTCTCAATCTTTTCATTCCCATACCTCTGTATTTCATAAAAAAAATGCTCATCAACAGATGGTTTCAAGTAGATGTTTTGGCTATTTGCGATCAAGATGGAAAAAAACAGATAGAAAGATGGTTTTCCAAAGAAAACGGTTTTGGTTTTCGCATAAAAAATATTGTACTTCTTGGCGAGATACCACTGCATAAACAAAAAGATCTCATCAAAAAAATAATCAGCAATAATCGTTTTTATGCTGTCGTTATCGCTTCAAACAAATTATCAAAAGTTTTCTATCTGATTGATGTTATCCAACCAAAAATCAGCCGTATCATAATGCTTCCCAAAATATCGACGATGCCTCTTTTTCATGCAGAGATCATCAACTCCATTCACCATAAAGGTCTAGCTTTTTTTATCCAAAACAGACTCCTCAATCCTGTCGATAAAACAATCAAGCGATTTTTCGATCTCTCTTTTGCTTCAATTTTGTTTCTGGTTTCGTTGCCTGTAATGAGTGGAATCTATCTTACTATATGGATACAAACAAAGAAAAATCCTATATTTACCCAAACAAGGATCGGCAAGGATGGAAAACCCTTTACAATATACAAATTTAAGACCATGGTAGATAATGCCGAAAAAGTCCTTGAGGAGTATCTTCAAGCTCATCCCGAAGCCAAAGAGGAGTATAAACGCTATCGAAAACTCAAAAATGATCCAAGAATTACATCAATAGGAAAATTCCTGAGAAAAAGCTCTTTGGATGAGTTGCCACAACTTGTAAATATTCTCAAAGGTGATATGTCGCTCATAGGACCTCGTCCCATTCTTCCTCAAGAAGCAGAGCTTTTTGGGGAGTTTTTCTCTTATTACTGTTCTGTTCGCCCGGGAGTTACGGGATTATGGCAAGTGAGTGGCAGGAATGAGCTTGATTTTGACGAACGGGTCAAACTTGATGTATGGTATGTACGTAACTGGTCTTTGGAAATAGATATTTTGATATTGTTGAAAACTGTAGTTATCGTACTTTCTCGGAAAGGAAGCTACTAAGAAGTTTTTTACCGAATAAGAACTATAATGGCTCAAAGGAGATTGTGCCATGAAAATCAACAAATTCATTGTCAAAACCATCAACGATATGCTGAGCCTCGATACAATAAAGCTCGCTCTGATTACTGGAATACCGCTGCTTTTGGTATGGCTGGGGTTGGCTTGGATATTTTGGGGGCCTGTGACACATTTTACGACAGAAATTATCACTTGGATACCGTTTTCTATCGTTAGAGCAAACGGTGCGTTTATCATCACCTTTTTTCTTTGGTTTGTAGCCGTACTGGTAAGCTATGCCTTTTTTATAGGGCTTTTTAGCGGTTTTTTACTGGGAGGCAAAAAAGAGAGCCGGTTTGAAGCGATCAACTTTACACTCATTATGATATTTGCAGTTGTCTGGGCGCTTTTTATTCTTGTGAAATGGCCATGGCTGAACCATGAAATACAAAGATTTCTTACCATTTTGCCCTTCGACACAGTTGCTCAAGGTCTTTCTTGGTTGCTGGCATTCTACCTTTTTTACAACCTCTTTTTGATCACCGAATATTTTACAATCTTCGTTTTTCGAGAAGCCTTTTTAAGGGCAATGATGGAGAAGCACTTAGGAGATATGGAACTCTCACGCACAGACATCTCCCAAACCAAAGCGTATGCTAGGCTGTATTGGGATATTTTCTGGTTTTTTCTGGCATCCATCGCAATCCTACCGATTCTTTTTATCCCGATAGCAAACTTTCTAGCTGTCTGGTTTATTTGGGCATGGCTCTACAAAGAATCCGCCTTTTTGGGTGTCTGTTCCTATCTATGTACACAGAGTGAGTATGAAAAATTAAAAGAACACAAAGCCTACCTTCTCTCGGCTTCACTCGTCTCGGCTCTTTTAAATTTTATCCCTATTATCAATATCTTCACACCATTTTTTATTATGGATCTCTATTTTCACTGGATTATCGAGACAAGGGATGAAGAGCTCTAAATCTCTTCATCCCTTTTTGTCCGCAGCATATCTTTCATGGAGATATAGCTGTTGAGTGCTCCTACATAGGCTTTCGCGCTTGCTATCATCGTATCGATGCTCAGACCATGTCCGATAACGGCTGGTTTGTTTTCATCGAACACCACTTTCACCACCACTTTGGCTAGCGCATCTTTTCCTTTACTCACAGCAATCACCTGATAATCGTTCAGTTTTCCCTGTACACCGGTAATTCTATCTATCGTTTTAAAGATCGCATCGATGGTACCGTCACCAATTCCGGCATCTGTAATCTCTTTTCCTTCATACTCCACGGTAACTGCGGCACTCGGCACCCCTTCACTGCAATCATTGATCTGGAGTTTTTTGAGTTTATAGACCTCCGGTGCACTGGCAATTTCATTGGTAATGAGCATCCGGATATCATCATCGGTCACCTCTTTTTTCTTATCCGCCAGCATCTTAAAACGTTCGAACGCCTTGTTGATCTCCTCTTCACTTAAACTAAATCCAAGCTCTTCAATTTTCTTTTTAAAGGCATGACGGCCCGAATGTTTTCCAAGAACGATCGCGTTTTTATCCAAACCGATATCTTCGGCACGCATGATTTCATAGGTCTCTTGATGTTTCAAAACGCCATCTTGATGGATTCCGCTTTCATGGGCAAAAGCGTTTTTACCTACAATCGCTTTGTTTGGTTGCGGTTCGATTCCAGTTATAGCCGCAACAAGACGGCTTGTAGGATAGATCTCTTTTGTATTGATATTGGTATCGATATCCCCAAAAATATCTTTTCGTGTTTTTATCGCCATAACGATCTCTTCCAAAGCGGCATTACCGGCTCGCTCACCAAGTCCATTGATCGTACATTCCACCTGTCTCGCACCATTTAAAACACTGTAGAGTGAGTTTGCTACCGCCAATCCAAGGTCGTTGTGACAATGTACAGAGATGACGGCTCTATCTTGAATCGTTTCATGAAGCTCTTTGATCATCTCGCCCATTTCGTGAGGAAAACGATATCCAACAGTATCTGGGATATTGATGGTACCGGCTCCTGCTTCAATCACTGCCAATATGATCTCTTTTAAAAAGCTCATCTCGCTTCGACCGGCATCTTCACAGCTAAACTCCACATCCTCTACGAAGGTTTTTGCATACTGTACCGCTTCTACGGCCCGCTTTATCACTTCATCCGGTTCCATTCGAAGTTTATATTTCATATGAATAGGACTGGTTGCGATAAATGTATGAATCCTTTTATGCTTTGCCGGTGCAATAGCCTCGCCCGCCGCTTTGATATCTTTTTCAAGAGCCCTGGCCAATGAACAGACGGTACTTTTTTGTACCACCTCACTGATCTTTCGTATCGCTTCAAAATCCCCGGGACTTGCTGCAGCAAATCCCGCTTCAATGACATCCACACCCAATTTTTCAAGCTGTTTGGCTATCTGAATCTTCTCTTCTGTATTCATAGAAGCACCGGGACTCTGTTCTCCATCTCTCAATGTAGTATCAAAAATTTTTACTATTTCAGCCATTTTTTCATCCTTTGAAAATCATGAAAATTTTGTAAGTAGTATACAATAAGGTGTAATAAAGAGTGTTAGAGAAGATGCAGAAGGTGATTTTTTATCTCAATTTTTGGGAGATATTTCTGAGCTTTTATGACACCAGTTTCACTCACCTTTTTCTCCTGATAATTTTTTTCCATTATTATATCGAATTTTCTTTGTAAAAAGGTAGTAGCCAGCTCTGATTACACCGGCTAAAATATAAATTGTAATACCAAATGTCACCACTTCGGCCGGAAAAAGATAAAGAAGAGCCAATAAAACGATCATCATCACAAGTACTTTGATCACCTGATTCTTGTGCAGATCGATTTTTTTGAAACTTGGATAGCGGATGTTGCTCACCATCAAAAAAGCGACAAAAAGCGCACCTGTAAGAATAAAAAATTTCGCATACACAAGATGGTATTTCAGATAAAGCATCGTCCATCCTGCGACAAAAACAGCGGCACTTGGAATAGGCACTCCAATGAATACCGAAGGTTCATTGGCTGGAGACATTACATTGAATCTGGCAAGTCGAATCGCTCCAAAAACGACAAACAAAGCAGCAACCATAGAGCCATACTTTCCAAATGAGGAGCCCATCGTTTGATACAGAAGAATTGCCGGAGCAACACCAAAAGCAACCAAATCGGCTAGAGAATCAAACTCTACACCAAATTTACTTGTAGCATTGGTAAGGCGTGCCACCCTTCCATCAATACCATCCAAAATCAATGAAATAAAAATAAGCCAGGCCGCTTTCTCGAAATCGCCCCTAATGGAGGCTATGATACTGATAACCCCCAAAAAGGCTGAAAGTGCCGTAAAAAAGTTTGGAAAGATATAACGGATATCAAAAGACGGCTTCTCCAAAACTACTCGCTTTCACTTTTTTGTTCACTCATATGTTTTGCTTGTTCTATATCGCTTTGAGGCTCTTCTACAAGCAATGATTTTTTCCCATGCTTTTCTTCAAACTCTTTTATAATCTGGCGGACCTCTTTACCTTCTATCACCTCTTTTTCAAAAAGTACCTTTACCATATTTTCGATCGCTTCACTGTACTCTTTGAGTCTATTTTTCACATGGGTATATCGATCATTCAAAAAGGCTTTGATAAATTCGTCGATCTCTTCAGCCATTTTTTCACTGTACTCTTTCACCGGCTGTGCTGGTCCACCCAAGAAAAGATTTTGTCTCTTTTCAAGGACCATGAGTCCTGCAACATCACTCATCCCGTACATACTGATCATCGCCTTGACAATGTCTGTCGCTCTTTCCAGATCGTTCGATGCACCAGTCGTAATTTCCCCTATAAACACCTCCTCGGCCGCTCTTCCACCAAGCAATGTATCGATCTCTGCAACGAGCTCACTCTTTTTCATGAGGTATTTGTTCTCTTCCGGGGTATTGAGCGTATAACCGAGCGCCGCGAGTCCTCTTGGTATGATGGAGACTTTGGTCACCTTTCTTGCTCCCGGTGTCGTTTCGGCAATCAAAGCATGACCACTCTCATGGTATGCAACGATACGTTTCTCTTCCGGGCTGATTCGCCTGCTTTTCTTCTCTAGTCCTGCAATCGCTCTTTCGACCGCTTCCAAAAGATCTTCTTGTTCAACTTGTTCTTTGTTTTTTCGACCGGCTAAAAGCGCCGCTTCGTTGACGATATTGGCCAGATCGGCTCCCGCAAGTCCGGCCGTGAGTCTCGCTATCTCTTCTAGGTCGACATTTGGAGAAAGTTTGATATGCTTGACGTGTACCTTCAAAATGGCCAAACGACCTTCAAAATCTGGTTTATCCACAACAACGGTTCTATCGAATCGCCCCGGTCGAAGCAGTGCCGGATCCAACACTTCAGGCCTGTTGGTAGCAGCCAAAACGATGACGGGAGACTCGGAACTGTCAAACCCATCCATCTCTGCTAGAAGCTGATTGAGAGTCTGCTCTCTTTCATCGTTTCCTCCAATCGGTCCTGCCGCCGCCCGGCTTTTCCCAATAGCATCGATCTCATCGATAAAAATGATACTTGGCGCCTCTTTTTTTGCCTGCTCAAAAAGATCTCGAACACGAGCCGCACCCACACCCACGAACATCTCGATGAAACTACTACCGCTTACTGCAAAAAATGGTACGTCCGCTTCACCGGCAACTGCTTTTGCAAGAAGCGTCTTACCAGTCCCTGGAGGTCCTACAAGCAAAACCCCTTTTGGAATCTTCGCTCCAAGTCGGATGTAACGTTGTGGATGCTTGAGAAAATCGACAATCTCTTTCACTTCCTCTTTCGCCTCTTCCACTCCTGCCACATCGTCAAATTTCACTTTTGGCCGCTCAGAATTGATAAGCTTTTTGGCGCTCCCCATGCCAAGGATACCGCTGCCCATACTCTTTTGCATACGGCTGGCAAGGAACATCCAGATCGCAAAAAAGATGAGAATCGGGATGATCCAGCCAAAAAGCATCTCAGTCACCCAGTTGCTCTCGCTAAAACCGCCGTAGTCTATGCCTTTCTTTTCAAGGAGCGGAATAAGCGTCGTATCACCTGGTACTTTGTTTGCAAAATAGATCACTTTAAAGCCGCCTTCATTGGCTATCGCTTTAATCGTTTTTTGACCTATTGCAACGTACTTGACTCGTCCGTCCTTGATCAATTTTTTCAGTTCGCTGTAACTGATCTCTTTTGTTTTTTGGATCGGTGCACCAGCCATATGTTGCATTGCACCCTGCCCCATATTGTTTGCTGGCTGTAAAATCGACTTGAACAGTAAAATCAGTATAACGGAAAAGATCGCAAAAGTAAGCAGTGGATTTTTATTGAAAAAGTTATCGTTTTGCGGTTTCTTTTGTTTGTTATTTGCCATCGGTTCCCCTATCGTTTCGTAATATCATTGTTATCCATTCTCCTTCTTGTAACTCTTCAAGGATAGAAAAATCAAACCTGTTTTTCACTTTGTTGCGATATTTTTCGATAATACCCGAAAGGATCAAAATCCCTCCCTCTTTTGTCGTCTCTTGCAAATCTTTTGCAATCATAATCAAAACATCGGCGACAATATTGGCTATAACTATATCATACTTCTTTTTAGCGTTGGCTGCGCTTCCCACCCAGCCCTCTCGAAATTCAACTCCGTTTAAGGAAAAGTTCTTTTGGGACTCTTCCAAAGCCAATGCATCGGTGTCACAGATATCAACCACCGCTCCTTTTTTCGCCGCCGCAATCGATAAAATACCGCTACCGCATCCAACATCCAAAAGCTCCATTCCGGGCTGTACATATTTTTGGATTGCGTTCAAACATCCTCTTGTCGTTTCATGATGCCCACTGCCAAATGCCAAAGCCGGATCGATTTTGATGTTTGTCTTACCTTCCTTTGGCTCATACCAACTTGGATGGATGTAAAACTCGCCCACTTCCACAGGAGTAATGCTTTTTTTATATTTTTCTATCCAGTCAATGTTCTCTTTTTTCTCTTTTGTTATTTTGAGATGGATCTCCGTATCAAAAAGCTTTATCAACGAGTCAACATAGGTGCGAAGCTCATCCATAATGTCATCAAGGGACTTTTCGCTTCGAAGTATCAGTTTGCCGTCACTCTCTTCAATTCCATTGTAAAATCTATCCATCAAAAATGATTCGATTTCATCTTTAAATGCATCGATGTCTACTGTGTACTCATAATAGTATCTATCCATTTTGTACCAACCTAAAAGCTTCTTCCAAATCCAGTGTGCCCTCGTAAAAAGCTTTCCCCACTATGACGCCGGCAACTGTACCTGTTGCCTGAAGTTTTTTGATATCCTCAATATCGCGTACGCCGCCGCTTGCGATGGTGTCGATACCGCTGGCTTCTGCGATGGAAACGGTAAAATCCACATTGACGCCACTAAGCGTCCCGTCTTTGCCCACATCGGTACAGATAATCGCTTGCACGCCGCTTTTCGCAAACTCCCTTGCCAAATCGGTTGCTCTCATCGTGGAGGTTTTCGCCCACCCTTCCACTGCCACAAAACCATCGATGGCATCTATACCTACGGCTATTGGATATTTTGCGGCCATTGCTTTGACAAATTGTGGATTTTTCACCGCAATTGAACCTAAAATAAGCCGCTCAATCCCAAGATCGATATACTTTCGGATCGTCTCTTCGTCACGAATACCGCCTCCAAGTTCGATCTTGAGACTCGTA
The Nitratiruptor sp. SB155-2 genome window above contains:
- the ftsH gene encoding ATP-dependent zinc metalloprotease FtsH; this encodes MANNKQKKPQNDNFFNKNPLLTFAIFSVILILLFKSILQPANNMGQGAMQHMAGAPIQKTKEISYSELKKLIKDGRVKYVAIGQKTIKAIANEGGFKVIYFANKVPGDTTLIPLLEKKGIDYGGFSESNWVTEMLFGWIIPILIFFAIWMFLASRMQKSMGSGILGMGSAKKLINSERPKVKFDDVAGVEEAKEEVKEIVDFLKHPQRYIRLGAKIPKGVLLVGPPGTGKTLLAKAVAGEADVPFFAVSGSSFIEMFVGVGAARVRDLFEQAKKEAPSIIFIDEIDAIGKSRAAAGPIGGNDEREQTLNQLLAEMDGFDSSESPVIVLAATNRPEVLDPALLRPGRFDRTVVVDKPDFEGRLAILKVHVKHIKLSPNVDLEEIARLTAGLAGADLANIVNEAALLAGRKNKEQVEQEDLLEAVERAIAGLEKKSRRISPEEKRIVAYHESGHALIAETTPGARKVTKVSIIPRGLAALGYTLNTPEENKYLMKKSELVAEIDTLLGGRAAEEVFIGEITTGASNDLERATDIVKAMISMYGMSDVAGLMVLEKRQNLFLGGPAQPVKEYSEKMAEEIDEFIKAFLNDRYTHVKNRLKEYSEAIENMVKVLFEKEVIEGKEVRQIIKEFEEKHGKKSLLVEEPQSDIEQAKHMSEQKSESE
- a CDS encoding exopolysaccharide biosynthesis polyprenyl glycosylphosphotransferase — translated: MKFVLFRILSFLILLFINLELTFLIVGVWKGCNCPWHTYSWMMVIYLLYYALFKLLNRRMVSLSETYLIFKANTLALITIFSIMFLTASIDSNSKIIVIVYFFLNLFIPIPLYFIKKMLINRWFQVDVLAICDQDGKKQIERWFSKENGFGFRIKNIVLLGEIPLHKQKDLIKKIISNNRFYAVVIASNKLSKVFYLIDVIQPKISRIIMLPKISTMPLFHAEIINSIHHKGLAFFIQNRLLNPVDKTIKRFFDLSFASILFLVSLPVMSGIYLTIWIQTKKNPIFTQTRIGKDGKPFTIYKFKTMVDNAEKVLEEYLQAHPEAKEEYKRYRKLKNDPRITSIGKFLRKSSLDELPQLVNILKGDMSLIGPRPILPQEAELFGEFFSYYCSVRPGVTGLWQVSGRNELDFDERVKLDVWYVRNWSLEIDILILLKTVVIVLSRKGSY
- a CDS encoding type I secretion system permease/ATPase, coding for MQQINVSSIKKEPRDEIRKVLSKFRSIFIQVGIFSFFINILVLAAPIYMLAVYDIVMPAKSLDTLMVVTAVIIMFFIAMGLLEYVRNKIMIIVSNKLDAAMNQRVYHAAFEMALKYPGKGTAEPINDLNTIKNFLHGPGLLSFFDAPWFPIYLGIMFAFDPIYGIYGVIATLIIILFTVVNDKVTKKGLQESIRAQKKAQQHLTNQLQNAEVVEAMGMRKPLFKRWMKEYYQFISTHTEANAKSALYTNLSKSFRMMSSSLMYGVGALLAISGHISPGMIIAGAVLLGRALAPISQMVATWKSFTAAKTSYKKLNELLNEFEEAPKKIELPEPKGNVTLVNVVTIPPLSKQAVLKNVSLHINAGEMVGVIGPSGAGKSSLAKTMLGVWKVAAGEVRLDGAEMSQYDRDTLGKYIGYLPQDIELFEGTIAENIARFTEADDARIIEAAQMAGVHEMILKMPDGYNTKIGPGGATLSGGQRQRVGLARAIFGDPKLVILDEPNSNLDDAGEKALMQALMRLKEKGTTVVFITHKIPLLNLADKIALLRDGMLAMYGPKNEVFAKLNQKGRK
- a CDS encoding 2-isopropylmalate synthase; this encodes MAEIVKIFDTTLRDGEQSPGASMNTEEKIQIAKQLEKLGVDVIEAGFAAASPGDFEAIRKISEVVQKSTVCSLARALEKDIKAAGEAIAPAKHKRIHTFIATSPIHMKYKLRMEPDEVIKRAVEAVQYAKTFVEDVEFSCEDAGRSEMSFLKEIILAVIEAGAGTINIPDTVGYRFPHEMGEMIKELHETIQDRAVISVHCHNDLGLAVANSLYSVLNGARQVECTINGLGERAGNAALEEIVMAIKTRKDIFGDIDTNINTKEIYPTSRLVAAITGIEPQPNKAIVGKNAFAHESGIHQDGVLKHQETYEIMRAEDIGLDKNAIVLGKHSGRHAFKKKIEELGFSLSEEEINKAFERFKMLADKKKEVTDDDIRMLITNEIASAPEVYKLKKLQINDCSEGVPSAAVTVEYEGKEITDAGIGDGTIDAIFKTIDRITGVQGKLNDYQVIAVSKGKDALAKVVVKVVFDENKPAVIGHGLSIDTMIASAKAYVGALNSYISMKDMLRTKRDEEI
- the pssA gene encoding CDP-diacylglycerol--serine O-phosphatidyltransferase, producing the protein MEKPSFDIRYIFPNFFTALSAFLGVISIIASIRGDFEKAAWLIFISLILDGIDGRVARLTNATSKFGVEFDSLADLVAFGVAPAILLYQTMGSSFGKYGSMVAALFVVFGAIRLARFNVMSPANEPSVFIGVPIPSAAVFVAGWTMLYLKYHLVYAKFFILTGALFVAFLMVSNIRYPSFKKIDLHKNQVIKVLVMMIVLLALLYLFPAEVVTFGITIYILAGVIRAGYYLFTKKIRYNNGKKLSGEKGE
- a CDS encoding EI24 domain-containing protein, with the translated sequence MKINKFIVKTINDMLSLDTIKLALITGIPLLLVWLGLAWIFWGPVTHFTTEIITWIPFSIVRANGAFIITFFLWFVAVLVSYAFFIGLFSGFLLGGKKESRFEAINFTLIMIFAVVWALFILVKWPWLNHEIQRFLTILPFDTVAQGLSWLLAFYLFYNLFLITEYFTIFVFREAFLRAMMEKHLGDMELSRTDISQTKAYARLYWDIFWFFLASIAILPILFIPIANFLAVWFIWAWLYKESAFLGVCSYLCTQSEYEKLKEHKAYLLSASLVSALLNFIPIINIFTPFFIMDLYFHWIIETRDEEL
- a CDS encoding glycosyltransferase codes for the protein MNVAIVHDWLVTNAGAEKVLSALIELFPNADLFSIVEFLDESSKREILQDIHVTTSFIQHLPFSKKHFRKYLLLFPKAIASFDLKKYDLILSSSWAFAKGIRKDENQIHICYCHTPIRYIWDLKDEYFRNIPTLFYPLAQTTAKYLQQWDLQTSKSVDHFIANSHFVKKRIQNIYNRDATVIYPPVDTTSFTLCKEKEDYYVTMSRLVPYKRVDLIVQAFAKNGKRLLVIGDGEERKRLEAMAAKNIEFKGWIQKEEVIATLQKAKGFVYAAIEDFGIAPVEAQACGTPIIALGMGGTAESVIDGITGVHFHKQSIEALQKAVEHFESIYDTFDFTTIANHAKSFSKERFMKEMQTFIKEKAYH
- a CDS encoding 50S ribosomal protein L11 methyltransferase: MDRYYYEYTVDIDAFKDEIESFLMDRFYNGIEESDGKLILRSEKSLDDIMDELRTYVDSLIKLFDTEIHLKITKEKKENIDWIEKYKKSITPVEVGEFYIHPSWYEPKEGKTNIKIDPALAFGSGHHETTRGCLNAIQKYVQPGMELLDVGCGSGILSIAAAKKGAVVDICDTDALALEESQKNFSLNGVEFREGWVGSAANAKKKYDIVIANIVADVLIMIAKDLQETTKEGGILILSGIIEKYRNKVKNRFDFSILEELQEGEWITMILRNDRGTDGK
- the hisA gene encoding 1-(5-phosphoribosyl)-5-[(5-phosphoribosylamino)methylideneamino]imidazole-4-carboxamide isomerase, with product MEILPAIDLKDGKAVRLTKGLMESAKIYSDEPWQVAKRFEEMGSRWLHLVDLNGAFAGEPKNLEQIKKIRANTSLKIELGGGIRDEETIRKYIDLGIERLILGSIAVKNPQFVKAMAAKYPIAVGIDAIDGFVAVEGWAKTSTMRATDLAREFAKSGVQAIICTDVGKDGTLSGVNVDFTVSIAEASGIDTIASGGVRDIEDIKKLQATGTVAGVIVGKAFYEGTLDLEEAFRLVQNG